The Synechococcus sp. MU1617 genome window below encodes:
- a CDS encoding GAF domain-containing protein yields the protein MQAAPKPINEAARLRSLSEYRILGTKPEKAFDNITRMASEICQSPIALISLVDEKRQWFKSKVGLEASETDRDISFCAHTILDSKPLVVEDALFHEKFRDNPLVQEAPHIRLYAGFPLKTDINHRIGTLCVIDRIPKSLTNSQYKVMEGLAEQATTLLELRRRSLALMDEFCQMHHAQGLVTTCSYCKSIRDREGFWQPIERFLMQHSTLNFSHGICPECMNEHFPDVQSSRAESSNNHG from the coding sequence ATGCAGGCAGCACCAAAGCCGATCAACGAAGCAGCCCGGCTGAGATCACTCAGTGAATATCGAATTCTGGGAACGAAGCCTGAAAAAGCTTTTGACAACATCACCCGGATGGCCTCAGAGATCTGCCAATCTCCGATCGCTCTGATCTCCTTGGTGGATGAAAAGCGTCAGTGGTTCAAATCGAAGGTGGGCCTTGAGGCCAGCGAAACCGACCGAGACATCTCCTTTTGCGCCCATACGATCCTCGATTCCAAGCCTCTGGTGGTGGAGGACGCGCTGTTTCATGAGAAATTCCGCGACAACCCACTCGTGCAGGAAGCACCCCACATCCGGCTCTATGCAGGCTTCCCCCTGAAAACCGACATCAACCACCGCATTGGAACGCTTTGCGTGATTGATCGGATTCCCAAATCACTCACCAATTCGCAATACAAGGTGATGGAAGGCCTGGCGGAACAAGCCACCACTCTATTGGAACTCAGACGCCGATCCCTGGCCCTGATGGATGAGTTCTGTCAGATGCATCACGCTCAAGGGTTGGTCACCACTTGCAGTTACTGCAAATCCATCCGTGACAGGGAAGGGTTCTGGCAACCGATCGAACGATTCCTGATGCAGCACAGCACGCTGAATTTCAGCCATGGCATCTGCCCCGAATGCATGAACGAGCACTTTCCCGACGTGCAAAGCAGTCGAGCGGAGTCGTCAAACAATCACGGTTGA